Proteins from a genomic interval of Yoonia sp. GPGPB17:
- a CDS encoding IclR family transcriptional regulator: MGRVTGDGTVGKALEVLDQVAAFGRPVRFSELLSKSSFPKPTLYRFVQTLTNQQMLAYDPERQTYSPGVRLVRLAHAAWEQSTLAPVARPHIDTLSNAVGETVHLAQLDHAQVLYIDKRNAGLPVEMYSQAGKVGPAYCTGVGKVMLAFLDDDTAKTVIEQQSFHVFTEHTLDSADALRGELADIRQNGYGFDREEHEPGIICVAMPILTDTGRVLGALSVTSTTSRTNLAGLEAFVPILKETADKITRDAQNWSFPDYNTKETTGI, from the coding sequence ATGGGACGCGTGACCGGAGACGGCACAGTCGGCAAGGCACTGGAAGTGCTTGATCAGGTGGCAGCTTTCGGGCGGCCTGTGCGCTTTAGTGAACTGCTCTCTAAGTCCTCATTTCCCAAGCCGACCCTCTATCGCTTTGTCCAGACGCTGACCAACCAGCAAATGCTGGCCTATGATCCCGAGCGGCAAACATATAGCCCCGGTGTGCGTCTTGTGCGTCTGGCGCATGCTGCGTGGGAACAGTCTACGTTGGCTCCGGTGGCCCGGCCGCATATTGATACGCTAAGCAATGCAGTGGGTGAAACAGTGCACCTTGCGCAGTTGGATCACGCACAGGTGCTTTACATTGACAAACGCAATGCGGGCTTACCGGTCGAGATGTACAGTCAGGCTGGTAAGGTCGGTCCGGCCTATTGCACGGGCGTTGGTAAGGTGATGTTGGCGTTTCTTGATGACGACACCGCAAAGACGGTCATCGAACAGCAGTCATTTCATGTCTTTACCGAGCACACGCTTGATAGTGCCGATGCGCTGCGCGGTGAATTGGCAGACATTCGCCAGAACGGCTACGGTTTTGACCGCGAAGAGCATGAGCCAGGCATCATTTGTGTCGCTATGCCGATCCTAACGGACACTGGCCGCGTGTTGGGGGCCTTGTCGGTCACCAGCACCACCAGCCGCACGAACCTGGCCGGATTAGAGGCCTTTGTGCCGATCCTGAAAGAAACGGCAGATAAGATTACGCGGGACGCCCAGAACTGGAGCTTCCCCGACTACAACACAAAAGAAACAACGGGGATTTAA
- a CDS encoding carbohydrate ABC transporter permease: MFPTPLAKTSRQWQISYQVLLPIMLIVWLLPLIAVANFSIKPEADFVNGNYWGIPSSFEALNNYGKVFFESNMPRYLWNSLFITIPTVIGAVALSCMAGFALGVYKFKGNLLIFFIFIAGNFVPFQILMVPVRDLTVSMNLYDTKTGLVLFHVAFQTGFCTLFMRNFIRALPFPLIEAARVEGIAEWKIFLYVVLPLMKPALAALAVLIFTFIWNDYFWAVVLTQGPDAQPVTAGITEFNSQFRAAYHLMSAGSIVAALPPVAMFFLMQKHFIAGLTLGAVK, from the coding sequence ATGTTTCCAACCCCTCTCGCAAAAACGTCGCGCCAGTGGCAGATTTCATACCAGGTGCTACTGCCCATCATGTTGATTGTCTGGCTTTTGCCACTGATCGCGGTTGCCAACTTCTCAATCAAGCCTGAGGCCGATTTCGTGAACGGCAACTACTGGGGCATCCCCAGCAGCTTTGAGGCACTCAATAACTACGGCAAGGTCTTCTTTGAATCGAACATGCCGCGGTACTTGTGGAACTCGCTATTTATCACTATTCCGACCGTAATCGGTGCGGTCGCCCTATCCTGCATGGCTGGTTTTGCGCTGGGTGTGTACAAGTTCAAAGGCAATTTGCTGATATTCTTCATCTTCATTGCCGGTAACTTTGTCCCCTTCCAAATTCTCATGGTGCCTGTGCGCGACCTGACCGTCAGCATGAACCTCTATGACACCAAGACCGGGCTTGTCTTGTTCCACGTCGCCTTCCAGACCGGGTTCTGCACACTGTTCATGCGCAACTTCATCCGCGCCCTGCCCTTCCCATTGATCGAAGCAGCGCGGGTTGAAGGCATCGCCGAGTGGAAGATCTTCCTTTATGTCGTCCTGCCATTGATGAAGCCTGCGCTGGCCGCCCTGGCCGTGCTGATCTTTACCTTCATCTGGAACGATTACTTCTGGGCCGTCGTGCTGACCCAGGGACCAGACGCACAACCTGTCACCGCCGGGATTACCGAGTTTAACTCGCAGTTCCGTGCCGCCTATCACCTGATGAGCGCGGGATCGATCGTCGCGGCACTCCCGCCGGTCGCCATGTTCTTTTTGATGCAGAAACACTTTATCGCGGGCCTCACCCTCGGAGCTGTAAAGTAA
- a CDS encoding ABC transporter substrate-binding protein, translating into MHSILKTSLAAFVAAGVTASTATAQDLSGELNIISDMSNPAPRAVMEGLAADFDEMHPNLEVNLTIVDREAWKTQIRNALGANPPDVVNWYAANRMRPYVDAGLFADISDLWAEPAFEALASTKGAMTLDDAQWGVPYTYYQWGVYYRKDIFDQYGLSEPSNWEEEVANCQTLLDNGVKCYTIGTKFLWTAGGWFDYINSRTNGYDFHIALARGEVEWTDDRVRQTFANWRQLIDMGAFIDDHQTYSWQEALPFMVNGEAASYLMGNFAVAAMRDGGLTDDQLDFYQFPVINADVDFAEDAPTDTFHIASGAQNMDAAKEFLRFVTSAEVQTEINSGSGLGQLPVNANASIDDDKFLAQGFDMLSNNAGGGIMQFFDRDFDAEMASVGMEGLQEFMVFPDNLDDILARLEETRQRIYN; encoded by the coding sequence ATGCATTCCATTTTGAAGACGTCGCTTGCGGCGTTTGTTGCTGCTGGCGTTACTGCGTCGACCGCTACCGCCCAAGACCTATCAGGCGAATTGAACATCATCTCCGACATGTCGAACCCTGCGCCCCGCGCAGTCATGGAAGGCCTTGCCGCCGATTTTGACGAGATGCACCCGAACCTTGAGGTCAACCTGACAATCGTTGACCGCGAAGCGTGGAAGACACAGATCCGCAACGCATTGGGTGCAAACCCACCTGACGTTGTGAACTGGTACGCGGCCAACCGTATGCGTCCCTACGTCGATGCCGGTCTCTTTGCCGACATCTCTGACCTTTGGGCCGAGCCCGCGTTCGAAGCGCTGGCCTCCACCAAAGGCGCGATGACATTGGACGACGCACAGTGGGGCGTGCCTTACACCTACTACCAATGGGGCGTTTACTACCGCAAAGACATCTTCGACCAGTACGGCCTGTCCGAGCCATCCAACTGGGAAGAAGAAGTCGCAAACTGCCAGACCCTGCTGGACAATGGCGTAAAGTGCTACACCATCGGCACCAAGTTCCTTTGGACAGCTGGCGGCTGGTTTGACTACATCAACTCACGCACAAACGGCTATGATTTCCACATCGCTCTGGCCCGTGGCGAAGTTGAGTGGACAGACGATCGCGTCCGTCAGACCTTCGCTAACTGGCGTCAACTGATCGACATGGGTGCCTTCATTGATGACCACCAGACATACAGCTGGCAGGAAGCCCTGCCCTTTATGGTCAACGGCGAAGCTGCATCTTATCTGATGGGTAACTTTGCGGTTGCTGCGATGCGTGATGGTGGCCTGACAGACGACCAATTGGACTTCTATCAGTTCCCCGTCATCAACGCAGATGTCGATTTCGCAGAAGACGCGCCAACGGATACATTCCACATCGCATCCGGCGCGCAGAACATGGACGCAGCGAAAGAATTCTTGCGCTTTGTCACATCTGCTGAAGTCCAGACAGAGATCAACAGCGGTTCTGGTCTTGGTCAGTTGCCAGTGAATGCCAACGCGTCCATCGATGATGACAAGTTCCTGGCACAAGGCTTCGACATGCTGTCAAACAATGCAGGCGGCGGTATCATGCAGTTCTTCGACCGTGACTTCGATGCGGAAATGGCATCTGTCGGCATGGAAGGCCTGCAAGAATTCATGGTGTTCCCGGATAATCTGGACGACATCCTGGCCCGCCTCGAAGAGACACGTCAGCGCATCTACAACTAA
- a CDS encoding molybdopterin oxidoreductase family protein produces MSLDQPQLDTSPKVSDEVRKTTCYMCACRCGINVHMKDGKVAYIEGNKDHPVNQGVLCAKGSAGIMQHNAPSRLRAPLKRVGPRGSGEFEEISWDEALTMATDLLKPIREKHPEKLAFFTGRDQSQSFTGFWAQGFGTPNFAAHGGFCSVNMAAAGIYTMGGAFWEFGQPDWERTKLFMLFGVAEDHDSNPIKMGIGKLKARGARMIGVNPIRTGYNAVADDWVGITPGTDGLFILAMVHCLMKAGKVDLDYLARFTNASVLVNEDPKSEQFGLFLRDEDGQPQVIDRRTGQLAPWNGQGVEPDLSATYRAKGVTHRPVFHQMADRYLSDDYAPEAVAERCGIPADRIRAITADLARVAFDEAFELDRPWTDFRGKKHDKMVGRPVSFHAMRGISAHSNGFQTCRALHTLQIILGSVEVPGGMRFKPPYPKPATAHPKPHGKVTPGAALDGPHLGYTHGPEDLLLDDEGNPKRIDKAYSWENPMSAHGLMHMVISNAHAGVPYKIDTLFMYMANMSWNSSMNVGGVHKMLTDKDENGDYVIPNIIYSDAYSSEMVAYADLVLPDTTYLERHDCISLLDRPICEADGVADAIRWPVVEPDRDVRGFQSVLCDLGARLGMPGFVNEDGSQKYQDYADYITNHIRRPGVGPLAGFRKGENGPQGGRGDVNPNQIQDYIDNGGFWLEHVPENAAYYKPFSMDYQEWAVKMGFYDAVQPYIFQLYVEPLRKFQAAAEGIGERQPPEHLRERLKRTMDPLPIWYGALEDDGVDLDEYPVHALTQRPMAMYHSWGTQNAWLRQIHGHNPLYVPTKIWEANGFEDGDWAKVSSTHGSIVVPVAHQASLNANTVWTWNAIGKRKGAWALDEGATEATKGFLLNHLIHELLPPKGDGLRWANSDPVTGQAAWFDLRVKIEKSDVPNEAQPAMPAVKSPVGKGPIELDWKVGK; encoded by the coding sequence TGTTACATGTGTGCCTGCCGCTGCGGGATCAACGTACATATGAAGGATGGCAAGGTCGCCTATATTGAAGGCAATAAGGATCACCCGGTGAATCAAGGCGTGCTTTGCGCCAAGGGCAGCGCGGGGATCATGCAGCACAACGCACCATCGCGGCTGCGCGCGCCGTTGAAGCGCGTCGGCCCGCGCGGATCGGGCGAGTTTGAAGAGATTTCATGGGACGAAGCGTTGACCATGGCGACGGATCTGCTGAAGCCCATCCGCGAAAAGCACCCCGAAAAGCTGGCGTTCTTTACAGGGCGCGACCAGTCGCAATCCTTTACGGGCTTCTGGGCGCAAGGGTTCGGGACGCCAAACTTTGCGGCCCACGGCGGATTCTGTTCGGTGAATATGGCCGCCGCCGGCATCTACACCATGGGCGGCGCGTTCTGGGAATTTGGTCAGCCCGATTGGGAACGCACCAAACTGTTCATGCTCTTCGGCGTGGCCGAAGACCACGACAGCAACCCCATCAAGATGGGCATTGGCAAGCTGAAGGCGCGCGGCGCGCGCATGATCGGCGTGAATCCGATCCGCACGGGCTATAATGCTGTGGCTGACGATTGGGTTGGGATCACGCCCGGCACAGATGGCCTATTCATCCTAGCAATGGTGCACTGCCTGATGAAAGCCGGGAAGGTCGATCTGGATTATCTGGCGCGATTTACCAACGCCTCCGTTCTCGTTAACGAAGACCCAAAATCAGAGCAGTTCGGCCTGTTCCTGCGCGACGAAGACGGTCAACCACAGGTCATCGACCGGCGCACCGGGCAACTGGCCCCATGGAACGGTCAAGGCGTTGAACCTGATCTGTCGGCCACCTACCGCGCCAAAGGCGTCACTCATCGCCCGGTATTCCATCAGATGGCCGACCGTTACCTCTCAGACGATTATGCGCCCGAGGCCGTGGCCGAACGCTGCGGCATCCCTGCCGATCGTATCCGCGCCATTACTGCCGATCTTGCGCGTGTTGCCTTCGATGAGGCGTTTGAACTGGACCGCCCGTGGACCGACTTCCGCGGCAAGAAACACGACAAAATGGTCGGTCGTCCCGTGTCCTTCCACGCGATGCGCGGCATCTCGGCCCACTCCAACGGCTTCCAGACCTGCCGTGCGCTGCACACGCTGCAAATCATCCTCGGCTCCGTGGAAGTCCCGGGTGGCATGCGGTTCAAACCGCCCTACCCCAAGCCCGCGACAGCCCACCCCAAACCACACGGCAAAGTCACGCCCGGTGCAGCGCTCGACGGCCCGCACCTTGGCTATACGCATGGCCCCGAAGACCTGCTGCTGGACGATGAGGGCAACCCAAAACGGATCGACAAAGCCTATTCTTGGGAAAACCCGATGTCCGCCCATGGGCTGATGCATATGGTGATCTCGAACGCCCATGCAGGCGTGCCCTACAAGATCGACACGCTGTTTATGTATATGGCGAATATGTCATGGAATTCGTCCATGAATGTCGGTGGCGTGCACAAGATGCTGACCGACAAGGACGAGAACGGCGACTATGTGATCCCCAACATTATCTATTCCGATGCCTATTCATCTGAGATGGTGGCCTACGCCGACCTCGTCCTGCCAGACACGACCTATCTGGAGCGGCACGACTGTATCTCACTGCTCGACCGCCCTATCTGCGAAGCGGACGGCGTGGCCGATGCGATCCGCTGGCCGGTGGTGGAGCCTGACCGTGATGTCCGCGGTTTCCAATCAGTGCTTTGTGATCTCGGCGCGCGCCTCGGCATGCCCGGTTTTGTGAACGAGGATGGCAGCCAGAAATACCAAGACTACGCCGACTATATCACCAACCACATCCGCCGCCCCGGCGTCGGCCCTCTGGCTGGTTTCCGCAAAGGCGAGAACGGCCCGCAGGGCGGACGAGGTGACGTGAACCCCAACCAAATCCAAGACTACATCGACAACGGTGGGTTCTGGCTGGAACACGTCCCCGAGAACGCCGCCTATTACAAACCTTTCAGTATGGATTACCAAGAGTGGGCCGTGAAGATGGGTTTTTACGACGCGGTCCAGCCCTATATCTTCCAGCTTTACGTCGAACCACTGCGCAAGTTTCAGGCGGCCGCCGAAGGCATTGGTGAGCGGCAACCACCCGAACACCTGCGCGAACGGCTGAAGCGGACAATGGACCCGCTGCCAATCTGGTATGGCGCCTTGGAGGATGATGGCGTTGATCTGGATGAGTACCCCGTTCATGCGCTGACCCAGCGTCCCATGGCGATGTACCATTCTTGGGGGACGCAGAACGCATGGCTGCGTCAGATTCATGGCCACAACCCGCTCTACGTCCCGACCAAAATCTGGGAGGCGAATGGGTTTGAGGATGGGGACTGGGCCAAGGTCAGCTCGACTCATGGCTCCATCGTTGTGCCAGTCGCGCATCAAGCCTCACTAAACGCCAACACGGTTTGGACATGGAACGCCATCGGCAAACGCAAAGGCGCGTGGGCGCTGGACGAAGGTGCGACTGAGGCGACCAAGGGCTTCCTATTGAACCATCTGATCCATGAGTTGCTGCCACCCAAAGGCGACGGGCTGCGTTGGGCGAACTCCGACCCGGTCACAGGTCAAGCCGCGTGGTTCGACCTGCGCGTGAAGATTGAAAAATCGGATGTGCCGAACGAGGCCCAGCCTGCGATGCCTGCGGTCAAATCGCCCGTCGGCAAAGGGCCGATAGAGCTGGACTGGAAGGTGGGCAAATGA
- a CDS encoding alpha-galactosidase has translation MNRTYRIDDGRQTLVLAARNDRLPEAVYWGARLPAEENLDTLHAAHMIDVTGGMLDENPDLSICPEATRSFPGQPGLIVRDSDGTPLLPKFCFEKVEQNGTLELTYADKTNGLTLTVSFISDPDTHIITCQTTLDATRPVHLHWLAAPVLPGPQHSDEMIDVSGRWCGEFQLSRTAWAPGMRYRENRTGRTGHEHFPGLIVPCRGATNTEGEAYAFHYGWSGGHKMIAEELQDGRRQIQWGHAARMETEAATQFKTAPLYISYSNTGLNGCAVAFQRHLRDRVVTWPKPDAPRPVHYNCWEAVYFDHKLPVLKDIADQAAELGAERFVLDDGWFGNRDDDTRSLSDWTVDPRKYPDGLHPLIEHVHALGMTFGIWFEPEMINEDSDIHRANPHWVFGAEDQTLGRQQKALNMALPEVRDFLYERMSAILRDHHIDYIKWDHNRVLPMPDAAQTRGSYALIDRLRAEFPDVEIESCASGGGRIDFGVLERTQRVWLSDSNDALERLRIQHDAALFLPLSVTGSHVGPRHCHTSGRNLDISFRAWVAAQRHMGFEMDPRELDETEAATLKEVTSWWKHNRDWMQTADILRLDSADPAVIAEQQLARDKDRFVVFAGKATTSAQIAPRPLRLTGLEPDATYRVNLTNRNALHRLSRGTTALKEGALELSGAYLMRHGVTLPWSFPERMWVLEGTRL, from the coding sequence ATGAATCGAACCTATCGTATCGACGATGGCCGTCAGACACTTGTTCTGGCGGCCCGTAACGACCGCCTGCCCGAAGCCGTCTATTGGGGCGCACGCCTACCTGCCGAGGAAAACCTCGACACGCTGCATGCTGCCCATATGATCGACGTCACCGGCGGGATGCTGGACGAGAATCCGGATCTTTCGATCTGCCCCGAGGCCACCCGTAGCTTTCCGGGCCAGCCCGGTCTGATCGTGAGGGACAGCGATGGCACTCCGCTGTTGCCCAAGTTCTGTTTTGAGAAGGTCGAACAGAACGGCACGCTGGAACTCACCTACGCAGACAAAACCAATGGCCTGACGCTCACCGTCAGCTTCATCAGCGACCCCGATACCCATATCATCACCTGCCAGACTACATTGGACGCCACACGACCGGTCCACCTGCACTGGCTTGCGGCGCCGGTCCTACCCGGGCCGCAACACTCGGACGAGATGATTGATGTCTCAGGCCGCTGGTGTGGCGAGTTTCAGCTGTCGCGGACCGCTTGGGCACCCGGTATGCGCTATCGCGAGAACCGCACCGGGCGCACCGGCCACGAGCATTTCCCCGGACTGATCGTCCCCTGCCGCGGGGCAACGAACACCGAAGGCGAAGCATATGCGTTCCACTACGGCTGGTCTGGCGGCCACAAGATGATCGCCGAGGAACTCCAAGACGGGCGTCGCCAGATTCAATGGGGCCATGCCGCGCGGATGGAGACGGAAGCGGCGACGCAATTCAAAACAGCCCCGCTCTACATCTCATACTCAAATACCGGGCTGAACGGCTGCGCCGTGGCCTTTCAGCGCCACTTGCGCGACCGCGTTGTGACATGGCCCAAGCCTGATGCACCGCGTCCGGTACATTACAACTGCTGGGAAGCCGTTTATTTCGATCACAAGCTGCCCGTCCTGAAAGACATTGCAGATCAAGCTGCGGAACTCGGGGCCGAGCGTTTCGTGCTTGATGACGGCTGGTTCGGCAACCGCGACGACGACACACGTAGCCTGTCAGACTGGACGGTCGACCCCCGCAAGTACCCTGATGGCCTGCACCCGTTGATTGAGCATGTGCATGCGTTAGGCATGACCTTTGGCATCTGGTTCGAGCCAGAGATGATCAATGAAGACAGCGACATTCACCGCGCCAACCCACATTGGGTTTTTGGCGCTGAGGATCAAACGCTCGGACGTCAGCAAAAAGCGTTAAACATGGCCTTGCCGGAAGTCCGCGACTTTCTGTATGAGCGCATGTCAGCGATCCTGCGCGACCATCATATCGACTACATTAAATGGGACCACAACCGCGTGCTGCCGATGCCCGACGCCGCGCAAACGCGCGGCTCTTACGCGTTGATTGACCGTCTGCGTGCCGAGTTTCCTGATGTCGAAATCGAAAGCTGTGCCTCTGGTGGCGGACGTATCGACTTTGGTGTTTTGGAACGCACGCAACGGGTTTGGCTGTCAGACAGCAACGATGCGTTGGAACGCTTGCGCATCCAGCACGACGCAGCGCTTTTCCTGCCGCTTTCGGTCACCGGCAGCCACGTTGGCCCACGCCACTGCCATACCTCAGGGCGCAACCTTGATATTTCATTCCGCGCATGGGTCGCGGCCCAGCGCCATATGGGGTTCGAGATGGACCCGCGCGAGCTGGATGAGACCGAGGCCGCAACGCTGAAAGAGGTCACAAGCTGGTGGAAACACAACCGCGACTGGATGCAGACTGCGGATATCCTGCGTCTTGATAGCGCCGATCCCGCCGTGATCGCCGAACAGCAACTGGCCCGCGACAAAGACCGTTTTGTTGTCTTCGCTGGCAAGGCCACCACCAGCGCACAAATCGCGCCCCGGCCCTTACGTCTGACCGGGCTGGAACCTGACGCGACCTATCGGGTCAATCTGACAAATCGTAACGCGCTGCATCGTTTGTCGCGCGGAACAACGGCATTGAAAGAAGGCGCACTGGAGCTTTCGGGGGCCTATCTTATGCGCCACGGCGTGACCTTGCCGTGGTCTTTCCCGGAAAGGATGTGGGTACTGGAGGGGACAAGGCTGTGA
- a CDS encoding carbohydrate ABC transporter permease, producing MATAASNRGWYKRNEIAITPWLFLLPAMLFFAVYVIIPIGQSFWISFHEWDGLGEKTWVGTANYERLLGWGDQNMDRKFQVSFWNNLKWLVLYLLAIPAGLFIALFLNQTVTGIRFYKSMFFFPFVISQVVVGLVFSWFYLPREGLLNAVLGIFGAGPVNILGDPTLATYGIIAAGLWPQTAYCMILYLTGLNAVDPEQVEAARLDGAKGHKMLWYVILPQLKPATFIAFVVTIIGALRSFDLISVMTNGGPFGSTRVLSFYMFEESLSEFGFRMGFGAAIAVVLFFIMLGFIAYFLYSMYRDEKGAH from the coding sequence ATGGCAACCGCCGCATCAAATCGAGGCTGGTATAAGCGCAACGAGATTGCGATTACGCCATGGCTGTTCCTGCTACCGGCGATGCTCTTTTTCGCGGTCTACGTGATTATCCCCATCGGCCAGTCCTTTTGGATTTCGTTCCACGAATGGGACGGTTTGGGTGAAAAGACATGGGTTGGCACTGCCAACTATGAGCGTCTGTTGGGCTGGGGCGACCAGAACATGGACCGCAAGTTTCAGGTGTCCTTCTGGAACAACCTCAAATGGCTGGTCCTTTACTTACTGGCGATCCCTGCAGGTTTGTTTATCGCGTTGTTCCTCAACCAAACGGTGACGGGCATTCGTTTCTACAAGTCAATGTTCTTTTTCCCCTTCGTCATCAGCCAGGTGGTTGTCGGCCTTGTCTTCAGCTGGTTCTACCTGCCACGCGAGGGGCTGCTGAACGCTGTGCTGGGCATCTTTGGCGCGGGCCCTGTAAACATCCTTGGCGATCCGACACTCGCCACCTACGGGATCATTGCGGCCGGTCTATGGCCGCAGACCGCCTACTGCATGATCCTGTACCTCACCGGTCTGAACGCCGTTGACCCCGAACAGGTCGAAGCCGCCCGCCTGGACGGGGCCAAGGGGCATAAGATGCTGTGGTATGTCATCCTCCCGCAGCTGAAACCCGCAACGTTTATCGCGTTCGTCGTCACTATCATTGGCGCGTTACGCTCGTTTGACCTGATCAGCGTGATGACGAACGGCGGCCCGTTCGGCTCAACCCGTGTTTTGTCGTTCTATATGTTTGAGGAATCGCTGTCTGAGTTTGGGTTCCGCATGGGATTTGGCGCCGCCATTGCTGTTGTCCTGTTCTTTATCATGCTCGGGTTCATCGCCTACTTCCTTTACTCCATGTACCGTGACGAAAAGGGAGCGCACTGA
- a CDS encoding SDR family NAD(P)-dependent oxidoreductase, translating to MNATFHDLKEASVFITGGGSGIGAALTEGFLAQGAKVAFIDRSDATAFTTAMEAKYTDAPLFIQGDITDTKALHAAIDRAVASHGPLNVLVNNAANDMRYDAMEITEDIWDAQQAINFKAYFFACQKAAAAMAPKGSIINYSSITYMMGSAGMAPYVSANAGIMGITRALAREWGPKGIRVNAIAPGWVLTEKQETMWATPEAKAAFLQKQCLQEFMQPQDMVGGTLFLASSASAMMTGQTMAIDAGVVGTG from the coding sequence GTGAACGCTACCTTCCATGATCTCAAAGAGGCCTCTGTGTTTATCACTGGCGGCGGTAGTGGCATTGGTGCCGCGCTGACGGAAGGGTTTCTGGCGCAGGGTGCAAAGGTTGCTTTCATCGATAGGTCAGACGCCACAGCATTCACCACTGCAATGGAGGCGAAATACACCGACGCCCCGCTCTTTATCCAAGGGGACATCACTGACACCAAGGCCTTGCACGCTGCCATTGACCGAGCCGTTGCATCACATGGCCCGCTCAATGTGCTTGTCAACAACGCGGCCAACGACATGCGCTATGATGCTATGGAGATCACCGAAGACATTTGGGATGCACAACAAGCAATCAACTTCAAAGCGTACTTCTTTGCCTGCCAAAAAGCGGCAGCCGCGATGGCGCCCAAAGGCTCAATAATCAACTACTCTTCAATTACTTACATGATGGGCTCTGCCGGAATGGCACCTTACGTCAGCGCAAATGCCGGTATCATGGGCATAACCCGTGCGCTGGCCCGGGAATGGGGCCCAAAGGGTATCCGCGTCAACGCCATTGCCCCTGGTTGGGTCCTCACCGAAAAGCAGGAGACAATGTGGGCCACGCCCGAGGCGAAAGCCGCCTTCCTGCAAAAACAGTGCCTTCAAGAGTTCATGCAGCCTCAAGATATGGTCGGAGGAACCCTGTTTTTGGCGTCCTCTGCATCCGCTATGATGACAGGGCAAACCATGGCAATCGACGCAGGTGTGGTAGGGACAGGATGA
- a CDS encoding LysE family translocator: MSIETYLIYLGTVLIFFAHPPGPSQLLFIGSSMQHGLKRAMPIMAGDLSANAIQIIIAGFGLASIVALSANAFTVIKWAGVAYLIWMGIRMIRDATRPAGAKPTPSGRALFRRGFMTSAANPYAVVFFAALFPQFIDPTISVLPQVAILGVTYLIIDGAILLAMGAFASRLVAALGSKFEKWLSILSGFGLIAAAIAIATRSDAEPAQ, from the coding sequence ATGAGCATCGAGACATACCTCATCTACCTTGGTACGGTTCTGATCTTCTTCGCGCATCCCCCTGGTCCCAGCCAGTTGCTGTTTATCGGCAGTTCCATGCAGCATGGGCTTAAGAGGGCGATGCCGATCATGGCAGGCGACCTGAGTGCCAATGCCATCCAGATCATCATCGCGGGTTTTGGCCTTGCCAGCATTGTCGCTCTGTCAGCCAACGCGTTTACGGTGATCAAATGGGCCGGTGTCGCCTATCTGATCTGGATGGGTATTCGCATGATCCGCGATGCAACCCGCCCGGCGGGCGCAAAGCCCACGCCATCGGGGCGTGCCTTGTTTCGCCGGGGTTTCATGACGTCCGCGGCCAACCCCTATGCGGTTGTTTTCTTTGCCGCCCTGTTCCCGCAGTTCATTGATCCAACCATCTCGGTTTTGCCGCAAGTCGCGATCCTCGGGGTTACATATCTCATCATCGACGGCGCCATCCTGCTTGCCATGGGCGCCTTTGCATCGCGGCTTGTTGCGGCGCTGGGATCCAAATTCGAGAAATGGCTGAGTATTCTCTCTGGCTTTGGTCTCATCGCCGCCGCTATCGCGATTGCCACACGCAGCGACGCGGAGCCCGCACAATGA